The segment TGAAGAGGGTGCTGCTCTTCCTGTGATAATTATTTCCAAATCTTCAGGTCGATTTTGAAGCGAATTAACCACTTCCTCAATATTAAGCATCCCTAAATCTAAAACAGGATTCAATTCATCAAGAACCACTACAGAATAAAGGGAACTAGAAATTGCTCCTTTAGCAATATTCCAACCTCTCTCAGCCTCAGTAATATCAGATTTTGTAACTTGATCAGCATTAAAAAATTCAGATCTCCCAGTTCTCACATGATCTATTAAATGAGGGAACCCTCTTTGTAATGCTTCTATTGCAGAGTCTTCATCATATGACCTCTCAGGGCCTTTTAAGAATCTGAGCAATAACACTCTTGACTGTTTCTTTTCGCATATCCCTAAACCTATTGTTCTAAGTACCACTCCTAAGGCGGCCTGACTTTTTCCCTTTCCTTCCCCATCGTAAATATGTAATTGACCTTTGGATCTTTCTTGACTGTCACTTGCAGTAACAATACCAATACCTCTATTTCTACCAGTTTTTGTCAATTGAGAAAAAGTTAGTAAATTTAATCTAGGATATAGTTAATAATATTATTAAAACTTTAATAATTAACTCAACCTATGTATATCTTAATTTAAATTTTAATAACAGTCATATGTTCTATAAACTTGAAATCCTCTCTCATGAACAAAGTGAAAAACTCAAGGAAATTAGAAACTTTTTCAAAAATCTCAATAGCGTTTGTGTTGCCTATTCAGGAGGAGTTGATAGTACATTGGTAGCCTCTTTGGCATTTGAGCAATTAGGAAGCAAAGCGATTGCAATTACTGGAGTTTCCCCCGCATTAGCTAAAACATTACTTGAAGAGGCAAAAACTCAAGCAAGATGGATTGGAATACAACATTTAGAAATTGAGACTTCAGAATTAGATCAATCTAGTTATAGTAAAAATCCTAAAAATAGATGTTTTGCTTGCAAAAAAGAGCTTCACAAACACACTACATTTTTATCTAAAAAACTTAATTACAAGATTGTCTGTGACGGAGTTAATCTTGACGATCTTGACGATTACAGGCCTGGGATTAAAGCAGCTAAAGAAGCAGGAGTTTTATCTCCCTTAGCATTATTTAAGTTTACAAAAAAAGATATAAGGGATATATCAAGAGCATTGGGTTTCCCTTGGTGGGATAAACCTGCTCAACCTTGTTTATCATCAAGATTTCCTTATGGAAATCAAATTACAAATGAAAGACTAAACATGGTAGAAAAAGCTGAAGAATATATTAAGAAAGGGAGCATATCAGAAGTCAGAGTTAGATGTCATGGTTCAACAGCAAGAATTGAGATTCCTAAAAATGAATTACAAATATTTTGTAAAGAATATGATTTTAATGAATTAGTTAACTATTTCTCTAATCTAGGATTTAATTGCACAAGCTTGGATCTTGAGGGTTTAATAAGCGGCAAGCTAAATAGATAAGTTTCAAAATTTAATTTATTTTTTTATTTGACTATATACTTCTGAAGGTAGATGTCTATCAACTATACGCAAGAGATGTTCTTTAGCCATTAAAGCTTGAATTAAGTATTTAGACGATATTTCTGGTTTCATATTTTGACCACATGTAAAAATATCAACTGCAGAATAATGGGCTTCAGGCCATGTATGTATTGACATATGAGATTCAGCTAGTAAAGCAATTGCTGTAACACCTTGAGGTTCAAATTTATTACTTATTAGATTCAAAACTGTTGCATTAGCTAATTTGGCAGCATTATTTAACGTACAACGCAAAAAAGATTCGTCATTTAATTTTTCGTAATCACATCTATAAAGCTCTAACAAAAAATGCTTACTATTATTAGCTAATTTCTTCTCATCATTTAATGCTTTGAAAGTTTGATTTTTTTTGGGAACTTCCATTAATTAATTGTATTGGAGTTTGTAGATTAACTAAAACTTAAAAAATTTTTAACTATAAGTATATCATTTGCGAAGAGCTTAAAAAGGATTTATTGAATTTATCCAAATGCGTTGCACTTATCAAACATTGACTATCTTTTCCTACCGAATTCAGTAATAAATTTTGTCTAGTGATATCAAGCTCAGCCAAAACATCATCTAATATAAGAATAGGAGGTAAATCAATCATATTACGTAATAAATCCAGCTCAGCCATTTTTAAAGCCAAAATAAAAGTCCTTTGTTGACCAGATGAGCCATACTTTCTTATAGAGATATTATTAATCAGAAACTCTATATCATCACGATGAGGACCAAAATTACATTTACCAGTCACCGCCTCTAACGGCCTCTGCTTTTGTAGTTGTTCCAATATTTTCTTACTTATAACTTCTTCTTCTTCTTCTTGATTGATATTTTCTAAACCAGAAAGATAATTTATACCAATTTGCTCTTTGGATTTACTTAAATGATTATGCCAATATTCAACATATGGTTTAATTTTTGATAGAGCTCTCCTTCTACGTCTAAAAATTCTTGTACTAATTAATGACATTTGAATATCAAAACTTTCTATAACTTCTGAATATATATCTTTTTGAAAGCTTTCTGAACGCCAAAAATGAGTTCGTTGCTTTAAAAGTCTATTAAATCTATGAATCAGCTCTACGTATACTGGTTCAAGCTGAGATACAACTTTATCAATCCAAGATCTTCTGAAACCAGGTTCACTTTTGACAATATAAATATCATTAGAACAGAAACATACACTCCTAATATAATTTTGTATTTCAGTCTGTTTTTTCAATAAAGAATCATTTACATAAATCTTTTTAGCTCCTTTCCTAAATAAATTCACTTTCAAATTATCAGTGAAATCAATTTGACCAAAAATAGCGGCCATGTCACTATCGTTTTCTATTAAATCTTTATCACTTAATGCTCTATTCGATTTTAATTGACTAAGAACTTCGACAGATTCCAGTAAATTTGACTTACCAACACCATTACAACCAAGAACGATAGCTCTTTGCTCATTAAGGTCGATCTCAAAACTTTTATGATTTCGAAAATTATAAATTTTTAAGTTATTTAAAAAAATTTTTTTAATGCATTCCTTAGTTAAATTAGCTAAATTTAAATTATTTAGAATTTCTTTAAAGAAATTGAAAAATTTAGAGCATGTAGCTCAGTTGGATAGAGCATCAGATTCCGGTTCTGAGAGTCGGGGGTTCGACTCCCTCCATGCTCGTAATAAAAGATTTAAAGTTTAAAGCTCATTACTCTAATACCATTCGGATCTAGTATAAATCCACTTTCTTCTAAACTTTTAAATGAAGTTACTGGCGCTTGAACAGAAATACTACATCCTGGCATTTCCCTATTTATTTTTTCAAGGGTCACTTGAAGTAATATTGAGTAAAAAAGATTTTGATTATTGCCTTTTTCAGCGCATAAATTCCATAAGTTAGCGTTGAGTCCTCTATCTGATGTGACCCTTACAA is part of the Prochlorococcus marinus subsp. pastoris str. CCMP1986 genome and harbors:
- the larE gene encoding ATP-dependent sacrificial sulfur transferase LarE, with product MFYKLEILSHEQSEKLKEIRNFFKNLNSVCVAYSGGVDSTLVASLAFEQLGSKAIAITGVSPALAKTLLEEAKTQARWIGIQHLEIETSELDQSSYSKNPKNRCFACKKELHKHTTFLSKKLNYKIVCDGVNLDDLDDYRPGIKAAKEAGVLSPLALFKFTKKDIRDISRALGFPWWDKPAQPCLSSRFPYGNQITNERLNMVEKAEEYIKKGSISEVRVRCHGSTARIEIPKNELQIFCKEYDFNELVNYFSNLGFNCTSLDLEGLISGKLNR
- the speD gene encoding adenosylmethionine decarboxylase; this encodes MEVPKKNQTFKALNDEKKLANNSKHFLLELYRCDYEKLNDESFLRCTLNNAAKLANATVLNLISNKFEPQGVTAIALLAESHMSIHTWPEAHYSAVDIFTCGQNMKPEISSKYLIQALMAKEHLLRIVDRHLPSEVYSQIKK
- the recF gene encoding DNA replication/repair protein RecF (All proteins in this family for which functions are known are DNA-binding proteins that assist the filamentation of RecA onto DNA for the initiation of recombination or recombinational repair.) — encoded protein: MLNNLNLANLTKECIKKIFLNNLKIYNFRNHKSFEIDLNEQRAIVLGCNGVGKSNLLESVEVLSQLKSNRALSDKDLIENDSDMAAIFGQIDFTDNLKVNLFRKGAKKIYVNDSLLKKQTEIQNYIRSVCFCSNDIYIVKSEPGFRRSWIDKVVSQLEPVYVELIHRFNRLLKQRTHFWRSESFQKDIYSEVIESFDIQMSLISTRIFRRRRRALSKIKPYVEYWHNHLSKSKEQIGINYLSGLENINQEEEEEVISKKILEQLQKQRPLEAVTGKCNFGPHRDDIEFLINNISIRKYGSSGQQRTFILALKMAELDLLRNMIDLPPILILDDVLAELDITRQNLLLNSVGKDSQCLISATHLDKFNKSFLSSSQMIYL